One window of Erwinia aphidicola genomic DNA carries:
- a CDS encoding PhoH family protein: protein MNIETREITLEPIDNTRLLSLCGPFDDNIKLLERRLGIEINRRENAFKLVGRALSVDAAADILRHLYVDTAPIRGHIPDIDPEQIHLAVKESRVLEQTADSVPEFGKAIHIKTKRGVIKPRTPNQAQYVANILDHDVTFGIGPAGTGKTYLAVAAAVDALERQEIRRILLTRPAVEAGEKLGFLPGDLSQKVDPYLRPLYDALFEMLGFERVEKLIERNVIEVAPLAYMRGRTLNDAFIILDESQNTTIEQMKMFLTRIGFNSKAVITGDVTQIDLPRNLKSGLRHAIEVLSDVKELSFNFFHSEDVVRHPVVARIVVAYEAWEAADQKRRDAQAEERKREALAAQQASQENK from the coding sequence TTGAATATTGAAACACGTGAAATAACTCTGGAACCCATCGACAATACCCGGTTGCTGAGCCTGTGTGGCCCGTTTGATGACAATATCAAGCTGCTCGAGCGCCGTCTGGGGATTGAGATTAATCGCCGTGAGAATGCCTTTAAGCTGGTTGGCCGTGCGCTGAGTGTCGACGCCGCTGCCGATATCCTGCGCCATCTGTATGTGGATACCGCCCCGATACGCGGCCACATTCCGGATATCGATCCGGAACAGATCCATCTGGCGGTGAAAGAGAGCCGCGTGCTGGAGCAGACAGCCGACAGCGTGCCTGAGTTTGGCAAAGCGATTCACATCAAGACCAAACGTGGCGTGATTAAGCCACGTACGCCAAATCAGGCGCAGTATGTGGCCAACATCCTCGACCACGATGTGACCTTCGGCATCGGCCCAGCCGGAACGGGTAAAACCTATCTGGCCGTGGCGGCAGCGGTCGATGCGCTGGAGCGCCAGGAGATCCGCCGCATTCTGCTGACCCGCCCGGCGGTAGAGGCCGGAGAAAAGCTTGGCTTCCTGCCGGGCGACCTGAGCCAAAAGGTTGACCCTTACCTGCGCCCGCTGTACGACGCTCTGTTCGAGATGCTCGGTTTTGAGCGCGTTGAAAAGCTGATTGAGCGCAACGTCATCGAAGTCGCGCCGCTGGCCTATATGCGCGGCCGTACGCTGAACGATGCCTTCATCATCCTCGATGAAAGCCAGAACACCACCATCGAACAGATGAAGATGTTCCTCACGCGCATTGGATTTAATTCCAAAGCGGTAATCACCGGTGACGTGACGCAGATTGACCTGCCGCGCAACCTGAAGTCCGGCCTGCGCCACGCCATTGAGGTGCTGTCCGACGTGAAAGAGTTGAGCTTTAACTTTTTCCACAGTGAAGACGTGGTGCGCCATCCGGTGGTGGCACGTATCGTCGTGGCCTATGAAGCCTGGGAAGCCGCCGACCAGAAACGTCGCGATGCTCAGGCAGAAGAACGTAAACGTGAAGCGCTTGCTGCTCAGCAGGCTTCACAGGAGAACAAATGA
- the miaB gene encoding tRNA (N6-isopentenyl adenosine(37)-C2)-methylthiotransferase MiaB: MTKKLHIKTWGCQMNEYDSSKMADLLNSTHGYVLTEEAEDADILLLNTCSIREKAQEKVFALLGRWRKLKEANPDVIIGVGGCVASQEGAQLRQRASCVDIVFGPQTLHRLPEMINTVRGSKSPVVDVSFPEIEKFDRMPEPRAEGPTAFVSIMEGCNKYCTFCVVPYTRGEEVSRPSDDILFEIAQLAAQGVREVNLLGQNVNAYRGATYDGGICSFAELLRLVAAIDGIDRIRFTTSHPIEFTDDIIDVYRDTPELVSFLHLPVQSGADRILTLMKRAHTALEYKAIIRKLRAARPGIQMSSDFIIGFPGETQADFEQTMKLVGEINFDTSFSFIYSARPGTPAADLPDDVSEEEKKQRLYILQDRINQQVMSWSRSKLGTVQRILVEGTSRKNVMELSGRTECNRVVNFEGTPEHIGKFVDVEIVDVYANSLRGVLVRAEDQMDLRTLESPASVIARTRKENELGVGTFQP, encoded by the coding sequence ATGACAAAAAAACTACATATCAAAACCTGGGGCTGTCAGATGAATGAGTATGACTCATCCAAAATGGCTGACCTGTTAAACAGCACACACGGCTATGTTCTGACTGAAGAGGCGGAAGATGCCGACATACTGCTGCTCAACACCTGTTCGATTCGTGAAAAGGCCCAGGAAAAAGTTTTTGCGCTGCTTGGCCGCTGGAGAAAGCTGAAGGAAGCGAACCCCGATGTGATTATCGGCGTTGGCGGCTGCGTGGCCTCGCAGGAGGGTGCCCAGCTGCGCCAGCGCGCCAGCTGTGTCGATATCGTCTTTGGCCCACAGACGCTGCACCGCCTGCCGGAGATGATCAACACCGTGCGCGGCAGTAAAAGCCCGGTGGTGGATGTCAGCTTCCCGGAGATAGAAAAGTTTGACCGCATGCCGGAACCGCGTGCTGAAGGACCGACCGCTTTTGTCTCGATCATGGAAGGCTGCAACAAATATTGTACCTTCTGCGTGGTGCCCTACACCCGCGGTGAAGAGGTCAGCCGCCCTTCTGACGATATTCTGTTTGAAATTGCTCAGCTGGCCGCGCAGGGCGTGCGTGAAGTTAACCTGCTGGGCCAGAACGTCAATGCTTATCGCGGAGCCACCTATGACGGCGGGATCTGCTCGTTTGCCGAGCTGCTGCGGCTGGTCGCTGCCATTGATGGCATCGACCGTATCCGTTTTACCACCAGCCATCCGATTGAATTCACCGACGATATCATTGATGTCTATCGCGATACGCCGGAGCTGGTGAGCTTCCTGCATCTGCCGGTGCAGAGCGGCGCGGACCGTATTCTGACCCTGATGAAGCGCGCCCATACCGCGCTGGAGTACAAAGCCATCATCCGAAAACTGCGCGCTGCACGCCCGGGTATTCAGATGAGCTCTGACTTTATCATCGGCTTCCCGGGCGAAACCCAGGCCGACTTTGAGCAGACCATGAAGCTGGTTGGTGAGATAAACTTCGATACCAGCTTCAGCTTTATTTACTCCGCGCGCCCCGGCACGCCAGCCGCCGATTTGCCGGACGATGTCTCGGAAGAAGAGAAAAAGCAGCGTCTCTATATTCTGCAGGACCGCATCAACCAGCAGGTGATGAGTTGGAGCCGCAGCAAGCTCGGCACCGTGCAGCGCATTCTGGTGGAGGGTACCTCACGCAAGAATGTGATGGAACTCTCCGGGCGTACCGAATGTAACCGCGTGGTGAACTTTGAAGGCACTCCGGAGCACATCGGCAAGTTTGTCGATGTGGAAATCGTTGATGTCTACGCCAACTCGCTGCGTGGCGTGCTGGTGCGCGCTGAAGATCAGATGGATCTGCGCACTCTTGAGTCCCCAGCCTCCGTTATTGCACGCACGCGCAAAGAGAACGAACTCGGCGTGGGAACGTTCCAGCCTTGA
- the ubiF gene encoding 3-demethoxyubiquinol 3-hydroxylase, with protein sequence MTEIKQKVDVAIVGGGMVGAALASGLAQHGFQVAVLEQETPAEFVAGSDPDVRISSIGAASAALLKQLDVWPAVLAMRTVPYRKLETWEWQTAAVHFDAESLGLPELGFMVENSVLQQALWQRLQQQPVQLLCPARLRDLQSENGGWQLTLDNGEQLHARLVVGADGANSQVRQLAGIGIHGWNYSQSCMLISVRCEHDAGDTTWQQFTPDGPRAFLPLFDRWASLVWYDSPARIRQLQAMSMPQLQKEIQAHFPPRVGRVTPVAAGSFPLVRRHATRYVLPGLALVGDAAHTINPLAGQGVNLGYRDVDALIEVLSESRLRAEDWASAAVLQRYQRKRLKDNLLMQSGMDLFYFAFSNQSAPLKVLRNLGLIVAQHSGVLKRQALRYALGL encoded by the coding sequence ATGACGGAAATAAAGCAGAAAGTGGACGTGGCCATTGTCGGTGGCGGCATGGTGGGCGCAGCGCTGGCGAGTGGCCTGGCGCAGCACGGTTTTCAGGTTGCCGTGCTGGAGCAGGAAACGCCGGCAGAGTTTGTGGCGGGGAGCGATCCGGATGTGCGTATTTCCTCTATCGGTGCTGCCTCCGCTGCGCTGCTAAAACAGCTTGATGTCTGGCCTGCGGTGCTGGCGATGCGCACAGTGCCTTACCGCAAGCTGGAAACCTGGGAGTGGCAGACCGCAGCAGTTCATTTTGATGCCGAGTCGCTTGGCCTGCCAGAACTGGGTTTTATGGTGGAAAACAGCGTGTTGCAGCAGGCTCTGTGGCAGCGTCTGCAGCAGCAACCGGTTCAGCTACTTTGCCCGGCACGCCTGCGCGATCTGCAAAGTGAAAACGGCGGCTGGCAGTTAACGCTGGATAACGGTGAGCAGCTGCACGCACGGCTGGTGGTTGGCGCTGACGGGGCGAACTCTCAGGTTCGGCAGCTGGCCGGAATTGGTATACACGGCTGGAACTATTCTCAGTCGTGCATGTTGATCAGCGTGCGCTGTGAGCATGACGCCGGCGATACCACCTGGCAGCAGTTCACTCCGGATGGCCCACGCGCATTCCTGCCGCTGTTTGATCGCTGGGCGTCGCTGGTGTGGTATGACAGCCCGGCACGCATCCGCCAGCTGCAGGCGATGAGCATGCCGCAGCTGCAAAAGGAGATCCAGGCACACTTCCCGCCGCGAGTGGGCAGAGTGACCCCGGTCGCCGCCGGTTCCTTCCCGCTGGTGCGCCGCCATGCCACGCGCTATGTGCTGCCCGGTCTGGCGCTGGTAGGCGATGCGGCTCACACCATTAATCCGCTGGCCGGGCAGGGGGTGAACCTCGGCTATCGCGACGTGGACGCGCTGATTGAGGTGTTGAGTGAGTCGCGGCTGCGTGCGGAGGACTGGGCATCCGCAGCGGTATTACAGCGCTATCAGCGCAAACGCCTGAAGGACAACCTGCTGATGCAGAGCGGGATGGACCTGTTCTATTTTGCCTTCAGCAATCAGTCGGCACCCCTGAAGGTGTTGCGTAACCTTGGATTGATTGTCGCGCAGCATTCGGGCGTGCTTAAGCGTCAGGCATTAAGGTATGCGTTAGGTTTGTAG
- the asnB gene encoding asparagine synthase B → MCSIFGVLDLKSDPVELRKKALELSRLMRHRGPDWSGVYADDKAILVHERLSIVDVNNGAQPLYNAAHTHVLAVNGEIYNHQALRAELSDRYEFQTESDCEVILALYQEKGIDFLDDLEGMFAFILYDSVKNTWLIGRDHIGIIPLYMGNDEHGNLYVASEMKALVPVCRSIKEFPAGSYLSSTDGEIRRYWQRDWFDYAAVENNVTDAAALKSALEESVKSHLMSDVPYGVLLSGGLDSSIISAVTKRFAAKRIEDQDKSEAWWPQLHSFAVGLEGSPDLKAAKAVAEHLGTVHHEIHFTVQEGLDAIRDVIYHIETYDVTTIRASTPMYLMSRKIKAMGIKMVLSGEGADEVFGGYLYFHKAPNAQEFHEENVRKLHALHMFDCARANKAMSAWGVEARVPFLDKKFLDVAMRINPQDKMCGSNGKMEKHILRECFESYLPESVAWRQKEQFSDGVGYSWIDTLKEVAKEQVSDQQLQTANFRFPYNTPNSKEAYLYREIFEELFPLASAAECVPGGPSVACSSAKAIEWDEAFKNMDDPSGRAVGVHQSAY, encoded by the coding sequence ATGTGTTCTATTTTTGGTGTACTCGATCTGAAAAGCGATCCGGTTGAACTGCGTAAGAAAGCGCTGGAGCTTTCCCGCCTGATGCGTCACCGTGGCCCGGACTGGTCCGGTGTCTATGCTGATGATAAAGCGATCCTCGTCCATGAGCGCCTGTCGATCGTTGACGTGAACAACGGCGCACAGCCGCTGTACAACGCAGCACATACCCATGTTCTTGCGGTAAACGGTGAAATCTACAACCATCAGGCGCTGCGTGCTGAGCTGAGCGATCGCTATGAGTTCCAGACCGAGTCTGACTGCGAAGTGATCCTCGCGCTGTATCAGGAGAAGGGCATCGACTTTCTCGACGACCTGGAAGGCATGTTCGCTTTCATTCTGTATGACAGCGTGAAAAACACCTGGCTGATCGGTCGTGACCATATCGGTATCATTCCGCTGTATATGGGCAATGATGAGCACGGCAACCTGTATGTTGCCTCAGAAATGAAAGCGCTGGTGCCGGTGTGCCGCAGCATTAAAGAGTTCCCGGCGGGCAGCTACCTGTCGAGCACCGACGGTGAAATCCGCCGCTACTGGCAGCGCGACTGGTTTGATTACGCTGCGGTCGAAAACAACGTCACGGACGCCGCGGCGCTGAAAAGCGCGCTGGAAGAGTCAGTAAAAAGTCACCTGATGTCAGACGTACCTTATGGCGTGCTGCTGTCCGGCGGTCTGGACTCATCAATTATCTCGGCTGTTACCAAGCGTTTTGCTGCCAAGCGTATTGAAGACCAGGATAAGAGCGAGGCCTGGTGGCCACAGCTGCACTCCTTCGCGGTCGGTCTGGAAGGTTCACCCGACCTGAAAGCGGCAAAAGCGGTAGCGGAACATCTTGGCACCGTGCACCACGAAATTCATTTCACCGTGCAGGAAGGTCTGGATGCTATCCGCGACGTGATCTATCACATTGAAACCTATGATGTGACCACTATCCGCGCCTCCACGCCGATGTACCTGATGTCACGCAAGATTAAAGCAATGGGCATTAAGATGGTGCTGTCCGGTGAAGGTGCTGATGAAGTGTTTGGTGGCTACCTCTACTTCCACAAAGCACCGAACGCCCAGGAATTCCACGAAGAGAACGTGCGTAAGCTGCACGCGCTGCATATGTTTGACTGCGCGCGCGCTAACAAGGCGATGTCTGCCTGGGGCGTTGAAGCCCGCGTCCCGTTCCTTGATAAGAAATTCCTTGATGTCGCGATGCGCATCAACCCGCAGGATAAAATGTGCGGCAGCAACGGCAAGATGGAAAAACACATCCTGCGCGAATGCTTCGAATCTTACCTGCCGGAGAGCGTGGCATGGCGCCAGAAAGAGCAGTTCTCTGACGGCGTTGGCTACAGCTGGATTGATACCCTGAAAGAAGTGGCAAAAGAGCAGGTCAGCGATCAGCAGCTGCAAACCGCGAACTTCCGCTTCCCGTACAACACGCCGAACTCGAAAGAGGCGTATTTGTACCGTGAAATCTTTGAAGAGCTGTTCCCGCTGGCCAGCGCGGCAGAGTGCGTGCCGGGTGGCCCGTCAGTGGCCTGTTCTTCCGCTAAAGCGATTGAATGGGACGAAGCGTTCAAAAACATGGACGATCCGTCTGGCCGTGCCGTAGGCGTGCACCAGTCCGCTTACTAA
- a CDS encoding HAD-IIA family hydrolase, translated as MTIKNVICDIDGVLMHDNTAVPGAREFLQRIIGNNMPLVVLTNYPSQTAMDLSNRFASAGIELPDSVFYTSAMATADFLKRQEGKKAYVVGEGALIHELYKAGFTITDINPDFVIVGETRSFNWDMMHKAAFFVANGARFIATNPDSHGHGFSPACGALCAGIEKISGRQPFYVGKPSPWIMRAALNKMQAHSEETVIVGDNLRTDILAGFQAGLETILVLSGVSTLSDIDAMPFRPTWVYPSVADIDII; from the coding sequence ATGACTATAAAGAACGTCATCTGCGATATCGACGGCGTACTGATGCACGACAATACCGCCGTGCCGGGTGCGCGTGAATTTCTCCAGCGTATTATTGGCAATAATATGCCGCTGGTGGTGCTGACCAACTACCCTTCGCAAACGGCGATGGATCTGTCGAACCGCTTTGCCTCTGCCGGAATCGAACTGCCGGACAGCGTGTTCTACACCTCGGCCATGGCCACCGCTGATTTCCTTAAGCGCCAGGAAGGTAAAAAAGCCTATGTGGTCGGTGAAGGCGCACTTATCCACGAGCTGTATAAAGCCGGATTCACCATTACCGACATTAATCCTGACTTTGTTATCGTTGGCGAAACCCGGTCGTTTAACTGGGACATGATGCATAAAGCGGCCTTTTTCGTGGCGAACGGCGCGCGCTTTATTGCCACCAACCCGGACAGCCACGGCCACGGCTTCTCCCCGGCCTGCGGCGCACTGTGCGCGGGTATTGAAAAGATCTCCGGTCGCCAGCCATTTTACGTTGGTAAACCCAGCCCGTGGATTATGCGCGCCGCGCTGAATAAGATGCAGGCGCACTCGGAAGAGACGGTGATCGTTGGCGATAATCTGCGTACCGATATCCTCGCCGGTTTTCAGGCAGGGCTGGAAACGATTCTGGTACTTTCCGGCGTCTCAACGCTTAGCGATATCGACGCTATGCCGTTCCGTCCGACCTGGGTTTACCCCTCTGTGGCCGACATCGACATTATTTAG
- the nagC gene encoding DNA-binding transcriptional regulator NagC, with protein MTTGGQAQIGNVDLVKQLNSAAVYRLIDQQGPISRIQIAEHSQLAPASVTKITRQLIERGLIREVDQQASTGGRRAISIITETRGFNTIGVRLGRNDATVTLFDLSGKSLAEEHYPLPERTQETLENALFNAIADFSEQHQRKLRELIAISVILPGLVDPKNGIIRYMPHISVSHWPLVANMEKRFNVTSFVGHDIRSLALAEHYFGASRDCADSILVRVHRGTGAGIIANGHIFLGSNGNVGEIGHIQVDPLGERCHCGNFGCLETIAANSAIENRVRHLLTQGYPSSLTLDDCHIQPICRAANRGDALAAEVIEHVGRHLGKAIAIAINLFNPQKIVIAGEITEADKVLLPAIEGCINTQALKAFRKNLPVVRSEIDHRSAIGAFALAKRAMLNGILLQRLLEG; from the coding sequence ATGACCACCGGCGGCCAGGCTCAAATTGGAAATGTTGATCTCGTTAAACAACTTAATAGCGCAGCCGTTTACCGGCTGATCGATCAGCAAGGACCTATCTCACGCATTCAGATAGCCGAGCACAGTCAGCTCGCGCCCGCCAGCGTCACCAAGATCACCCGCCAGCTCATTGAGCGCGGGTTGATCCGTGAAGTCGACCAGCAGGCCTCCACCGGGGGCCGCCGGGCGATTTCTATCATTACGGAAACACGCGGCTTCAATACTATTGGCGTGCGCCTTGGGCGCAATGACGCCACCGTCACCCTGTTCGACCTGAGCGGAAAATCGCTGGCGGAAGAGCACTACCCGCTACCGGAACGTACCCAGGAAACCCTGGAAAATGCCCTGTTCAACGCCATTGCCGATTTCAGTGAGCAGCACCAGCGTAAGCTTCGCGAGCTGATTGCCATTTCAGTGATCCTGCCCGGCCTGGTTGACCCTAAAAATGGCATTATCCGCTATATGCCGCATATCAGCGTCAGCCACTGGCCGCTGGTTGCCAATATGGAAAAGCGCTTCAACGTTACCAGCTTTGTCGGTCACGATATTCGCAGCCTGGCGCTGGCGGAGCACTATTTTGGCGCATCGCGCGACTGCGCAGACTCCATTCTGGTGCGTGTGCATCGCGGAACCGGGGCCGGTATTATCGCTAACGGGCATATTTTTCTTGGTAGCAACGGCAACGTGGGCGAGATTGGGCATATCCAGGTTGACCCACTCGGCGAGCGCTGCCACTGCGGGAATTTTGGCTGTCTGGAGACGATCGCGGCCAACAGCGCGATTGAAAACCGCGTGCGCCACCTGCTGACTCAGGGCTATCCAAGCAGCCTGACCCTCGACGATTGTCATATTCAGCCGATCTGCCGGGCCGCAAACCGCGGCGATGCGCTGGCGGCTGAAGTGATTGAACACGTGGGCCGCCATCTCGGCAAGGCGATTGCGATTGCCATCAATCTGTTTAATCCACAGAAAATTGTGATTGCGGGTGAAATTACCGAAGCCGATAAAGTGCTGCTGCCCGCTATTGAAGGCTGCATTAATACTCAGGCGTTGAAAGCATTCCGAAAAAATCTGCCGGTGGTCCGTTCCGAAATTGATCACCGCTCGGCTATTGGCGCCTTTGCCCTGGCGAAACGCGCCATGCTGAATGGCATCCTGCTGCAACGTCTGCTGGAAGGTTAA
- the nagA gene encoding N-acetylglucosamine-6-phosphate deacetylase translates to MYALTQGRIFTGHKILDNHAVVIADGLIERVCPLEDLPAGIETRDVGGAIVAPGFIDLQLNGCGGVQFNDDIAAISVETLQIMQKANEKSGCTSFLPTLITSTDELMKRAVEVMRAYLAQNANQALGLHLEGPWLNPLKKGTHDPALIRAPDQELVDFLCANADVITKITLAPEKVDAAIIRQLRAAGIVISAGHSHGTYEEAAAGIDAGVTFATHLYNAMPATSGREPGLIGALFDSPDVWCGVIADGLHVHYANIRNAKRIKGDKLILVTDATAPAGASIDRFIFAGKTIYYRNGLCVDENGTLSGSALTMIEAVENSVEHVGISLDETLRMATLYPARAMGVDNQLGSIEAGKVANLTVFTRDYKIIRTIVNGNEVLSE, encoded by the coding sequence ATGTACGCGTTGACCCAGGGCCGCATTTTCACCGGCCACAAAATCCTCGATAACCATGCTGTTGTCATTGCCGATGGTCTGATCGAGCGAGTCTGCCCGCTGGAAGATCTGCCCGCTGGCATCGAAACTCGCGATGTCGGTGGTGCGATTGTTGCCCCTGGATTTATCGACCTGCAGCTCAACGGCTGTGGCGGCGTGCAGTTTAACGATGACATTGCGGCGATCAGTGTAGAAACGCTGCAAATCATGCAGAAAGCCAACGAAAAATCAGGCTGCACCAGTTTCCTGCCTACCCTGATTACCAGCACCGACGAATTAATGAAGCGCGCAGTTGAAGTGATGCGCGCTTATCTGGCGCAGAATGCCAACCAGGCACTGGGACTGCACCTGGAAGGGCCGTGGCTCAACCCGCTGAAAAAAGGCACCCATGACCCTGCCCTGATCCGTGCGCCAGACCAAGAGCTGGTCGATTTTCTCTGCGCGAATGCCGATGTGATTACTAAAATCACCCTTGCCCCGGAAAAAGTGGATGCAGCAATAATCCGCCAGCTGCGCGCAGCCGGGATCGTCATCTCTGCGGGACACTCGCACGGGACCTATGAGGAAGCTGCCGCCGGAATCGATGCAGGCGTGACCTTTGCTACTCATCTGTATAATGCCATGCCTGCCACCAGCGGACGCGAGCCGGGGCTGATTGGTGCGCTGTTTGATTCACCAGATGTATGGTGTGGCGTGATCGCCGACGGTTTACATGTGCATTACGCTAACATTCGTAACGCTAAACGGATCAAAGGCGACAAGCTGATCCTGGTGACCGATGCTACCGCCCCTGCCGGAGCCAGTATTGATCGGTTCATTTTTGCTGGTAAAACAATATACTATCGCAACGGGCTGTGTGTTGATGAGAACGGCACTCTGAGTGGTTCTGCGCTAACTATGATTGAAGCTGTAGAGAACAGCGTTGAACATGTTGGCATCTCCCTCGATGAGACGCTGAGAATGGCAACACTTTACCCAGCCCGCGCAATGGGGGTGGATAACCAGTTAGGTTCAATTGAAGCCGGAAAAGTGGCAAATCTGACCGTGTTCACCCGCGATTACAAAATCATTCGGACCATCGTTAATGGTAACGAGGTCTTAAGCGAGTAG
- the nagB gene encoding glucosamine-6-phosphate deaminase → MRLIPLATPTQVGKWAARHIVNRINAFNPTADRPFVLGLPTGGTPLEAYKHLIDMHKAGQVSFKHVVTFNMDEYVGLPKEHPESYHSFMYRNFFDHVDIPSENINLLNGNAPDIDAECRQYEEKIRSYGKIHLFMGGVGNDGHIAFNEPASSLASRTRIKTLTHDTRIANSRFFGGDVDQVPKYALTVGVGTLLDAEEVMILVTGHVKAQALQAAVEGNVNHMWTISCLQLHAKAVVVCDEPATSELKVKTVKYFREMEAGNIKDL, encoded by the coding sequence ATGAGACTGATTCCTCTGGCAACGCCAACTCAGGTCGGCAAGTGGGCAGCACGCCACATTGTTAACCGCATCAACGCTTTTAACCCGACTGCCGACCGTCCTTTTGTATTAGGTCTGCCGACGGGCGGTACGCCGCTTGAAGCCTATAAGCATTTAATCGATATGCATAAAGCGGGCCAGGTTAGCTTTAAACACGTTGTCACTTTCAACATGGACGAATACGTAGGCCTGCCAAAAGAGCACCCGGAAAGTTACCACAGCTTTATGTACCGTAACTTTTTTGATCATGTTGATATTCCAAGTGAAAACATCAATCTTCTCAATGGCAATGCCCCGGATATTGACGCAGAATGTCGCCAGTATGAGGAGAAGATCCGTTCTTATGGCAAAATCCACCTGTTTATGGGCGGTGTCGGTAACGACGGTCATATCGCTTTCAATGAGCCGGCGTCATCACTGGCTTCACGCACCCGCATTAAAACGCTGACTCACGATACCCGTATCGCCAACTCACGTTTCTTCGGCGGTGATGTTGATCAGGTACCAAAATATGCGCTGACCGTCGGCGTGGGTACGCTGCTTGACGCGGAAGAGGTGATGATTCTGGTGACCGGCCACGTGAAAGCTCAGGCCCTGCAGGCCGCCGTTGAAGGCAATGTGAATCATATGTGGACCATTAGCTGCCTGCAGCTGCACGCCAAAGCAGTCGTGGTCTGTGATGAGCCCGCCACCTCAGAACTGAAAGTCAAAACCGTGAAGTATTTCCGCGAAATGGAAGCAGGAAATATTAAAGATCTGTGA